In the Brachyhypopomus gauderio isolate BG-103 chromosome 4, BGAUD_0.2, whole genome shotgun sequence genome, one interval contains:
- the chaf1b gene encoding chromatin assembly factor 1 subunit B: protein MKVVTCEIAWHNKEPVYSLDFQQNAEGRIDRLATAGVDTTVRMWRADRGPDGKAVVEFLSNLARHTKAVNVVRFSPTSELLASGGDDAFILLWKLNDSKEPELGPAFQEEEDAQLNKESWNVVKILRGHIEDVYDLSWSSDGNFLVSGSVDNTAIMWDIQKSQKMCIFSDPKSYVQGVTWDPLGQYICTLSCDRVMRVYSTRTRKKACSVSKMTSGSAVEGEVKNYRMFHDDGMRSFFRRLTFTPDGSFLFAPAGCVETGENVTNTTYVFSRKCLKRPTAHLPCPTKATLAVRCCPVYFELRTKKEEDGSLQPLPNVFQLPYRLVFAVASEDSIYLYDTQQTLPFGFVSNIHYHTLSDLSWSRDGSFLAVSSTDGYCSFVSFEELELGTPLKERPLLDVVTPVSGTEKKGKRSLGGGRTASPVPRANTPVTQDKEKEVSPAAVPVKTLGVPAPEDKHTPQVQKAKPQPRRITLSTLQGWSKSSTSKCPTTPTAPPSGVIKSAPNTPLCGQGPHTPQTASNTPLGPINVKHATVRKGPTPRRISLTPLTPTSPASLQTAVPPSSTEKAKHERPSPPTDPLCKPPEFKRPKTDGAVGQSVGTSTLAQSSEPSQESSVESSGGPVDP from the exons ATGAAGGTGGTAACGTGTGAGATCGCCTGGCATAACAAGGAGCCGGTGTACAGTCTGGACTTCCAGCAGAACGCAGAGGGCCGGATCGACCGCTTGGCCACGGCTGGAGTGGACACCACTGTGAGG ATGTGGCGTGCAGACCGGGGACCTGACGGAAAGGCAGTGGTGGAGTTCCTGTCAAACTTGGCAAGACACACAAAAGCAGTGAACGTTGTGCGATTCTCCCCAACCTCAGAACTCCTGGCCTCCGGAGGAGACG ATGCGTTTATTTTACTGTGGAAGCTGAATGACAGCAAAGAGCCTGAACTGGGTCCAGCGTtccaggaggaagaggatgccCAGCTTAACAAGGAAAGCTGGAATGTAGTGAAGATTCTGAG GGGGCACATTGAGGATGTGTATGACCTCTCTTGGAGCAGTGATGGGAATTTCTTGGTTTCGGGTTCTGTGGACAATACTGCCATCATGTGGGACATCCAGAAAA GTCAGAAAATGTGTATCTTCAGTGACCCTAAGAGCTATGTGCAGGGTGTGACCTGGGACCCTCTAGGACAGTACATCTGCACACTTAGCTGTGATAg AGTTATGCGAGTGTATAGCACACGAACCAGGAAGAAGGCCTGCAGTGTGAGTAAGATGACATCAGGATCCgctgtggagggagag GTAAAGAACTACAGGATGTTCCACGATGACGGTATGCGGTCTTTCTTCAGACGCCTCACCTTCACACCTGACGGATCTTTCCTCTTCGCTCCTG CTGGATGTGTGGAGACAGGAGAAAATGTGACAAACACCACTTATGTCTTCTCCAGGAAGTGCTTAAAGAG ACCCACAGCCCATCTGCCCTGTCCCACTAAAGCCACTCTAGCTGTCCGCTGCTGTCCTGTCTACTTTGAGCTAAGGACCAAGAAGGAAGAGG ACGGATCTCTGCAGCCCCTTCCCAATGTGTTCCAGCTGCCCTATCGGTTGGTGTTTGCTGTAGCATCTGAAGACTCCATCTATCTCTATGACACCCAGCAGACACTGCCGTTTGGATTCGTGTCCAACATCCACTACCACACTCTCAGCGACCTCAGCTg GTCCCGCGATGGCTCTTTCTTGGCAGTGTCCTCAACGGACGGCTACTGCTCTTTTGTGTCCTTTGAGGAGCTGGAGCTCGGCACCCCGTTGAAAGAGCGCCCCCTGTTGGACGTCGTCACCCCTGTCAGTGGCACCGAAAAGAAGGGAAAGAGATCCCTAGGCGGCGGTCGGACCGCTTCCCCCGTGCCCCGTGCCAACACGCCCGTCACCCAGGACAAAGAGAAAGAGGTTTCCCCTGCCGCCGTCCCCGTCAAGACCCTCGGAGTTCCTGCTCCTGAAGACAAGCATACCCCACAAGTCCAAAAGGCCAAGCCCCAACCCAGACGTATCACGCTCAGTACCCTGCAGGGTTGGAGCAAATCCAGCACTTCCAAGTGCCCCACGACCCCAACTGCCCCTCCCAGCGGCGTAATCAAGTCTGCCCCCAACACTCCTCTCTGCGGCCAgggacctcacacaccccaaacgGCTTCAAACACCCCCCTCGGTCCCATCAATGTCAAGCACGCCACGGTGCGTAAAGGACCGACTCCAAG GCGAATTTCACTGACGCCTCTCACTCCCACATCTCCAGCTTCCTTGCAAACTGCTGTCCCCCCGTCCTCCACCGAGAAAGCCAAACATG AGAGACCGTCCCCTCCGACTGACCCATTGTGCAAGCCTCCTGAATTCAAGCGGCCGAAGACAGACGGCGCCGTAGGCCAGAGCGTGGGCACCAGCACCTTGGCCCAAAGCAGTGAGCCCTCGCAGGAGTCTAGCGTGGAGTCCAGTGGCGGGCCCGTGGACCCTTAG